The following are encoded in a window of Chionomys nivalis chromosome X, mChiNiv1.1, whole genome shotgun sequence genomic DNA:
- the LOC130867254 gene encoding 60S ribosomal protein L23a-like codes for MALKTKKEAPAFSKAEAKAKALKAKKAVLKGIHSHKKKKIPTSPTFRWPKTLQLRRQPKYPQKSAPRRNKLDHYAIIKFPLTIESAMKKIEDNNTLVFIVDVKANKHHIKQAVKKLYDIDVAKVNTLIRPDGEKKAYVRLAPDYDELDVANKIGII; via the coding sequence ATGGCACTGAAAacgaagaaggaagctcctgcctTTTCCAAAGCTGAAGctaaagcgaaggccttgaaagccaagaaggcagtgctgaaaggcatccacagccacaaaaagaagaagatcccCACATCGCCCACCTTTCGGTGGCCCAAGACCCTGCAGCtacgaaggcagcctaaatacccccAGAAGAGCGCACCCAGGAGGAACAAActtgaccactatgccatcatcaaattccccctgaccatcgagtcagccatgaagaagatagaagacaacaacacacttgtgttcattgtggacgtcaaggccaacaagcaccatatcaaacaggctgtgaagaaactctatgacatagatgtggccaaagtcaacaccctcataaggcctgacggagagaagaaggcatatgttcgcttggctcctgattatgatgagctggatgttgccaacaaaattggaatcatctaa